One Panicum virgatum strain AP13 chromosome 9K, P.virgatum_v5, whole genome shotgun sequence genomic region harbors:
- the LOC120651989 gene encoding skin secretory protein xP2-like, with amino-acid sequence MERPSSSAVLLPCLLLLLATGSLAQSPAAAPAQAPPKSSKATPAPAAATPAAPAPKSASKASPAPAAAPTTTPATPAPAAAPTTKPKAPAPAPPAKATAPAPAATPPAAAAPPAPVPEVPAAAPAPETKPAEAPAPAKKKKPSSPPPKSKKKKKAAAPAPAAEAPVAKKHKAADAPSTDAEAPGPSGDAAAADTASAAGRTTGRAAGAIASAVAVALAAAALLA; translated from the exons ATGGAGCGGCCTTCCAGcagcgccgtcctcctcccctgcctcctcctcctcctggccaCGGGCTCCCTCGCGCAGTCCCCCGCGGCAGCTCCGGCCCAGGCGCCGCCCAAGTCCTCCAAggccacgccggcgccggccgccgccaccccggccgcgcccgcgcccaagTCCGCCTCCAAGGCCAgccctgcccccgccgccgcgccgaccaccacccccgccaccccggcccccgccgcggcgccgacgaCCAAGCCCAAGGCCCCTGCGCCTGCGCCCCCTGCCAAGGCCACCGCCCCGGCGCCCGCTGCgacgccccccgccgccgccgcgccgcccgcgcccgtgcccgaggtcccggccgccgcgccggcgccggagaccAAGCCCGCCGAGGCGcccgcccccgccaagaagaagaagccgtcgtcgccgccgcccaagagcaagaagaagaagaaggcggccgcgcccgccccgGCCGCGGAGGCCCCCGTCGCCAAGAAGCACAAGGCCGCCGACGCGCCCTCAACCGACGCCGAGGCCCCAGGGCCcagcggcgacgccgccgccgccgacaccgcG AGCGCCGCAGGGAGGACCacggggcgggcggcgggcgcgatcgcgtcggccgtcgcggtggcgctggccgcggcggcgctgctcgcctaG